In one window of Kosmotoga arenicorallina S304 DNA:
- a CDS encoding complex I subunit 5 family protein — MNPIWLIALPLGLAFLGIFTGKFSKALLWISALSNVIFSFLIFNGNGVESYIIGGWIPPYGINLVVSDMIRLFLLAVNIIFLLALVATSSEVLKKGEKMSVAFMLSLAAINGILLTGDLFNLFVFLEISAIAAYIIAASGKEAESKFAAFKYLILGSIASSFYLLGVIVIYASAGTLNMADAAAKVTSLNPDVLLVAGLLMIVGLGVETKLFPFNGWAPDVYANASGRGSTILASVFPIAMVSAFIRVIAFVVNSGKLNELIIILGITTAVIGEILAFSQKRMKKMLAYSSIAQAGIILMMIAIGSSKAYIGASMLLLNNGFGKLLLFSVAAQIALTAGSDKLEDVAGVARKSPLLAFLFGTGALTIAGMPLFFGFRSKLYVISATMDKSLWIPVVILIATAIEVTYYFRWIFNLIRPNAKLSEKKYSVPFGLALAGLLAVLVVIAFGIMPEANLDFFNRIGDLTIQLSKNLMGGM; from the coding sequence ATGAACCCCATATGGTTGATTGCTTTACCGCTTGGCCTTGCATTTCTCGGCATATTTACCGGGAAATTTTCAAAAGCCTTGCTCTGGATTTCTGCTTTGTCAAACGTGATATTCAGTTTTCTCATTTTCAATGGTAATGGTGTTGAAAGTTATATTATCGGAGGTTGGATTCCCCCATACGGTATCAACCTTGTTGTCAGCGATATGATCCGATTATTCTTGTTGGCCGTAAATATAATCTTTTTGCTTGCGCTAGTTGCAACGTCATCTGAAGTGCTGAAGAAAGGCGAAAAGATGTCTGTCGCTTTTATGCTTTCACTGGCAGCGATAAATGGAATTCTTCTCACGGGAGACCTTTTCAATCTCTTTGTATTCCTTGAAATTTCAGCTATCGCAGCCTATATAATCGCTGCATCAGGAAAGGAAGCAGAGAGCAAGTTTGCCGCGTTTAAATATCTAATACTGGGTTCTATTGCTTCGTCTTTCTATCTTCTTGGTGTGATAGTCATTTACGCCTCGGCAGGAACATTGAATATGGCTGATGCCGCGGCAAAGGTGACATCACTAAATCCCGATGTGTTACTCGTAGCCGGTCTGCTAATGATAGTGGGGCTGGGCGTTGAGACCAAGCTATTTCCTTTCAATGGTTGGGCTCCAGATGTGTACGCAAACGCCTCAGGGAGAGGATCAACAATCCTTGCCTCTGTATTCCCAATAGCAATGGTTTCGGCGTTTATACGGGTAATAGCCTTTGTGGTTAATTCCGGAAAGCTAAATGAGCTAATCATAATCCTGGGCATCACAACAGCTGTCATTGGAGAAATTCTTGCTTTCAGTCAAAAGAGGATGAAAAAAATGCTCGCATATTCGAGCATAGCGCAGGCGGGCATTATCCTAATGATGATCGCTATCGGGAGTTCAAAGGCTTATATAGGCGCTTCTATGCTTCTTTTGAACAACGGGTTTGGAAAACTGTTGCTATTCTCGGTGGCTGCCCAAATTGCTTTGACAGCAGGAAGCGATAAGCTGGAAGATGTTGCTGGTGTTGCGCGTAAATCGCCACTATTGGCATTTTTGTTTGGTACCGGTGCGCTAACAATAGCTGGCATGCCTTTATTCTTTGGCTTCCGTTCCAAACTGTATGTCATATCGGCAACCATGGATAAATCCTTATGGATCCCTGTGGTGATTTTAATTGCAACGGCAATAGAAGTTACTTATTACTTCAGATGGATTTTCAATCTTATAAGGCCAAATGCAAAGCTCAGCGAGAAGAAGTACTCAGTTCCCTTTGGACTTGCATTGGCTGGTCTATTAGCTGTGCTGGTTGTTATAGCCTTTGGCATAATGCCGGAAGCAAATCTTGATT
- a CDS encoding sodium:proton antiporter, which produces MIQYFSIMLIAIGIYGLLSQKNLVKLVVSLNIAELGVNIFIVSIGYVAEGNAPILSPVVNKSTMNFVDPLPQALVLTAIVIGVGVTALALSLVLKVMDSYGTIELDEIRGDNG; this is translated from the coding sequence ATGATTCAATACTTTTCAATAATGCTCATAGCTATTGGAATCTATGGGCTGTTATCACAGAAAAATCTCGTTAAACTTGTAGTATCACTTAATATTGCGGAACTCGGTGTCAACATTTTTATCGTTTCGATAGGTTATGTTGCAGAAGGAAATGCTCCTATACTTTCGCCCGTTGTAAACAAGAGCACGATGAATTTTGTTGACCCTCTTCCCCAAGCGCTTGTGTTAACAGCCATCGTTATAGGTGTTGGGGTAACTGCGCTGGCTCTTTCTCTGGTATTAAAAGTAATGGATTCCTACGGGACAATAGAATTAGACGAAATAAGGGGGGATAACGGATGA